A portion of the Gorilla gorilla gorilla isolate KB3781 chromosome X, NHGRI_mGorGor1-v2.1_pri, whole genome shotgun sequence genome contains these proteins:
- the OPN1LW gene encoding long-wave-sensitive opsin 1 — translation MAQQWSLQRLAGRHPQDSYEDSTQSSIFTYTNSNSTRGPFEGPNYHIAPRWVYHLTSVWMIFVVTASVFTNGLVLAATMKFKKLRHPLNWILVNLAVADLAETVIASTISVVNQVSGYFVLGHPMCVLEGYTVSLCGITGLWSLAIISWERWLVVCKPFGNVRFDAKLAIIGIAFSWIWSAVWTAPPIFGWSRYWPHGLKTSCGPDVFSGSSYPGVQSYMIVLMITCCIIPLAIIVLCYLQVWLAIRAVAKQQKESESTQKAEKEVTRMVVVMIFAYCVCWGPYTFFACFAAANPGYAFHPLMAALPAYFAKSATIYNPVIYVFMNRQFRNCILQLFGKKVDDGSELSSASKTEVSSVSSVSPA, via the exons ATGGCCCAGCAGTGGAGCCTCCAAAGGCTCGCAGGCCGCCATCCGCAGGACAGCTATGAGGACAGCACCCAGTCCAGCATCTTCACCTACACCAACAGCAACTCCACCAGAG GCCCCTTCGAAGGACCGAATTACCACATCGCTCCCAGATGGGTGTACCACCTCACCAGTGTCTGGATGATCTTTGTGGTCACTGCATCTGTCTTCACAAATGGGCTTGTGCTGGCGGCCACCATGAAGTTCAAGAAGCTGCGCCACCCGCTGAACTGGATCCTGGTGAACCTGGCGGTTGCTGACCTAGCAGAGACCGTCATCGCCAGCACTATCAGCGTTGTGAACCAGGTCTCTGGCTACTTCGTGCTGGGCCACCCTATGTGTGTCCTGGAGGGCTACACCGTCTCCCTGTGTG GGATCACAGGTCTCTGGTCTCTGGCCATCATTTCCTGGGAGAGGTGGCTGGTGGTGTGCAAGCCCTTTGGCAACGTGAGATTTGATGCCAAGCTGGCCATCATTGGCATTGCCTTCTCCTGGATCTGGTCTGCTGTGTGGACAGCCCCGCCCATCTTTGGTTGGAGCAG GTACTGGCCCCACGGCCTGAAGACTTCATGCGGCCCAGATGTGTTCAGCGGCAGCTCGTACCCCGGGGTGCAGTCTTACATGATTGTCCTCATGATCACCTGCTGCATCATCCCACTCGCCATCATCGTGCTCTGCTACCTCCAAGTGTGGCTGGCCATCCGAGCA GTGGCAAAGCAGCAGAAAGAGTCTGAAtccacccagaaggcagagaaggaagTGACGcgcatggtggtggtgatgatctTTGCGTACTGCGTCTGCTGGGGACCCTACACCTTCTTCGCATGCTTTGCTGCTGCCAACCCTGGCTACGCCTTCCACCCTTTGATGGCTGCCCTGCCGGCCTACTTTGCCAAAAGTGCCACTATCTACAACCCCGTTATCTACGTCTTTATGAACCGGCAG TTTCGAAACTGCATCTTGCAGCTTTTTGGGAAGAAGGTTGACGATGGCTCTGAACTCTCCAGCGCCTCCAAAACGGAGGTCTCATCTGTGTCCTCGGTATCACCGGCATGA